The genomic DNA TAAAATAAAATCACGCCCCAAGTGAAAATTTTGCCTATAATCTGGCTGCCTACCAAGCGTCAACGTAATAAAAAATGAATTTGCAAATGGAAAGTATCTTAAATATGCCAATCCACCTGTTTTACTTGACTTCGAAGATTTATTAGAGCAAGAAAGCAATTGTGAATCGCAGCCGCTCGCAAAGTTATTTTCGATTTCTGCATCTCGCATAGTATAATTTAACGTTAATCCTATAGCAAATTTAGAAGATAGCCTTCTTTCATACGAAATTGTAGATGCAACAACTGGATCTAAGACTGAAGCACCAACCATTACTACATTTTGTTTCAATTCCTTTTCCTCTGCGTATAAAGGAATTGAATATAAAAATCTAAAAGCCAAGATACATAAATATGTTCTTTTGATAATCATTCGAACTTTTCCAAAATAGATTTATAAGGTGCTTTATCGTCGCAAAGAATCAGGCAATTTTCTTTGTCTAAGTTCATAAGAACATCACCTCCTAATATCGATATCCCGGAAGAAAACCAACTCTTCTACATTAGTTTATTTTCCTAACTGGAGATCCAAAACAATCTCCAAAAGAAATCAGATTCCCTTTTTACCAAATTTCCATTGATTATCCGATTTCTCTTATTTTAATATAACTGTGTCCCTGACTCATTTGAAAAAGTTGATTTTACTCTGGGCTGTACCCTTCGTAACATATTGCAATCGCGGAAGCAGTTCCGATATGGCACAGAATTTGACCCTGATTTCTCTTCTTACGGGGGGATCCGGGTGTGCGACTTTACAACCTACGAGTACTGTGCGACGGATGGCATTCGGCTATTTCAACGAGACAATAGGAACAGATCAAGGAATTCATACCGAAAATAAGATGCTAATTAACAATCTTGAATTAGGTCGAGGCGTGGTAATGATTTCTACTTCGACTGATTTGTCAAAATACTCGTCCTTTTTTTATAAAAATTACGATCCTTGTTCTCAAGTAGATACGTATCAATCCTCTCCTTCGCCCGATATCGCCTTGCACCAACATTCTCCAAATATTTCAGTGCCTGGTCCCATTTCTGGGTCTGGAAATTATTTGGTCATTACGGAATCAAATCAGGCGACGACCGCTGCCCCATCTGATGTTATGGTCTCGCTTAGTTCCGCAAATCCTTGCAAAAGCCCTGTTATAGTTACTACTTCGAGTCAGCCTGTGAGCTTTTACCAGATTGGATCGAATTCACTCCTTTTTCTCTATATATCGAACATTACCATTAGCCAGTCCGTAAATATTTATAGCACCACTACCAGTTTAGTACCTTTTGCGAATTTCCAATATCTATCGGGTACCAACGCTTGTTTTCCTGATTCCTTTAACACTGGAGCTTTTTCCATAAATGGAGCGAGTACATTTTATCATGTTATACTTAACCCTTCCACAAATGGTAGCTACTATATCTTCTTAAATGGAATAAACTTGGCGACACCAAGCGATATAACAGTAAAGATTCAATAATAATGATAAAATGATCGATAGATATCTTCCTTATCAAAGCGCCTATAATATAATCTTTTTAAATTACAAAGAAATCTATTTTTAGAATTTTACTCCTGCCGAAAAATTCAAAAAGGAACCACCAGGACGTGAAATATTACTTTGAGCATAGGCTACTTCGAAGAGCAACGTGTTTAGACTAGCGATGCTCGCTCCGGGCGCTGAAATACGACTGTCATAATGAACACTAACAGATCTATGACCGGAAAATTCTTTTATTGCCCCTACTTCGGCTTGAACAAAGAATTTTTCCCAGAAACTCCATCTCCATCCTACAGTGATAAGACCAAAATTTACATTCGTTCGCTTGTATTCTAACATTGTCACTGACGAACTCGTCGATGACGATGGAGAATCCAAATTAAAATCCTGATTTAAATGCATGTCTTGTTTTAAATTTGGTGTGTTTCCGGCACCTAACGATAGAAAGAAGGAACCTGAAAATGGATAAAATCGTAAAAATAACAATCCACCCAATTTTTTAGATTTATTATCAATCTTGCAATTTGAATCCGGCAAGATACAGCCGAATATTTCATTCTGATGCGATTCATCGTCAGATCGCACGAAATTAGCAGATAATCCGACCGAAAGTTTTTCCAAAGTAAATCGTTCGTAAGAAAGAGAAGTTGACAATACCGGTTCAATTCCGGAAAATCCCGCGAAAATAGCGTTTCTACTTTTTTTTCCTTCCCCATCCTCAGCTAAAATGGGTAGTGATAAAAGGAGGAAAATAATCGAAAAATTAGCGAAACTGGGGCGAGAGCGGTACACTCGATTTCTCGAAATAGAAGCCCGGAGGAAAGCTACGCTTGGTCTTCTTTTGTCGAAGAATTGTGTACTGCTCTCGGTTAGGATTGTCAACAAAAAATATCTACCTCAGAATATCGTTCAACAAACGACCTAACATCTGATCCTGCGTTTGGACGGTTTTTTGGTTCGCTTCATAGGAACGATTCACTTCGATCATTTCCACCATTTCGGTGACTACACTCACGTTAGACGCCTCTAGATACCCTTGGAGAACGTTCGGTTCGTCTTTCTCTTCGAAGGGCATCGGCTCTCCGGACTCGGGCGTATCGGAATAAAAGGAATCCCCTTCCTTATCCAAATGCCTCGGATTTTCCACGGTCCGTATTTTGATCTTATCCAACAGAACCGGAGTTTCGAATCTGTTCTTGTCTATGGAAGTGGAATTGACCGGATCGTTTCCGATTTCTCCGTTGATCCACACTTCCCCGTTTTCCCGGATGATGAAATTTCCTCTAGCGACTTTGATAGGACCGTTTTCTCCCATCAACGGAAATCCCTGAGGGGTGACCAGATACCCGTTCGTATCCAGAACGAATGCTCCGGAACGGGAAAGTCTTTCCCCCCGGTTCGTAAGCACGCTGAAAAATGCGGGGTGCTCGTTCCCGGGACGATCCTGGAGCATCAGATCGAAAGGATTGTCCGTCTTCTTTACGGCTCCCTGTTCGAACCTCGTATAAACTTCGTTGATTTCCCCGCCTAATCCTAGTTTGCCGATTACTGGCGCGGTGTCGAAGGATCCCATCGGAACCTTACCCACTCCGTCTTCGTTGTATCTATGCAGCAATAATTCGGGAAATGTTTTGAATACCGTGGTATCTCTCTTATATGCGGTCTTATCCACGTTGGCCAAATTGTTGGAGATCACATCCATCCGTGTCTGCTGGATGGTCATCCCGTTGGACCCGGTATATAATCCTCGTAGCATACCTTTTCTCCCGTTCTACTTCCGTAATGTACATCGGTATTTTTCGGATTTCCGAAAGAGGGATTTTGTCCCATATAGAAAAAACCTTTGACAGTCCCTTGTCTCGCAAGGATATCTATCCGTTAAATGAAAATGAAAGGGTACTTTCTTTCCGTCGGGGCAGGCAGAAACCAATTACCTTTAATCCGAGCTTGCAGGGATTTGGGGCTGGAAGTCATCTCCGTCGACCGAGACGACCGCGCTCCCGGCTTTGCTCTCTCCAACCTCAAAATCATAGAATCCACCAACGAATATCGCAAAATCCATAAATTGGTTTCGGAAAACCCTCTTCCCATTCCCGTTCTCGGGGTCGGCACCAGGTCTTACGGAAAAGCGACTTACACCACCGCTTATCTCGCCGAAAAGCTGAAGTTACGGTACGCGAGTACGGACTCGATCTCTCTTTTTTCGGACAAGCGTATCCTAAAATCCGTCGCGAGCGGAAAAGGGATCCGTGTTCCGAATGAAATTCCTTTTTCGGAACTCAAGGCAAAGGAGAAATCCTTCCCCTTCCCTTGGATCCTGAAGCCGAGCCAAGGCAGCGGCAAACAAGGAATCCAACTCCTCCATTCGAACTCGGATGTGGAACGTTTCCTTTCTACCCTAAATACTACAAAAAAGAAAAAGAGCAAAACGTCTCCCAAAGCGCCTTCTCCAAAATCGGTTCCTGAGGAAAAATGGGTATTGGAAGAGTTCATCCTCGGAACGGAATGCACCGTTTT from Leptospira fletcheri includes the following:
- a CDS encoding flagellar hook-basal body protein, translated to MLRGLYTGSNGMTIQQTRMDVISNNLANVDKTAYKRDTTVFKTFPELLLHRYNEDGVGKVPMGSFDTAPVIGKLGLGGEINEVYTRFEQGAVKKTDNPFDLMLQDRPGNEHPAFFSVLTNRGERLSRSGAFVLDTNGYLVTPQGFPLMGENGPIKVARGNFIIRENGEVWINGEIGNDPVNSTSIDKNRFETPVLLDKIKIRTVENPRHLDKEGDSFYSDTPESGEPMPFEEKDEPNVLQGYLEASNVSVVTEMVEMIEVNRSYEANQKTVQTQDQMLGRLLNDILR
- a CDS encoding ATP-grasp domain-containing protein codes for the protein MKMKGYFLSVGAGRNQLPLIRACRDLGLEVISVDRDDRAPGFALSNLKIIESTNEYRKIHKLVSENPLPIPVLGVGTRSYGKATYTTAYLAEKLKLRYASTDSISLFSDKRILKSVASGKGIRVPNEIPFSELKAKEKSFPFPWILKPSQGSGKQGIQLLHSNSDVERFLSTLNTTKKKKSKTSPKAPSPKSVPEEKWVLEEFILGTECTVLGLVSDTEFHLVSLTLKETSDFPPFLEAAHRLPFPKKELTGEVLMLCRSLVKATGLKNCPFVAEFKIDPSGEPVLIEAAPEVGGEYLADVLIPEYSGYDYFANLVKLLVGEPFDPPPSLLKIDSKRKAQIRFEIPPRGVSVLKRFSSFSKTSSEKILFEKGLQEVGSKLDTSAGNEVRPMVIGIESRTSSPEEAWSESVKSRIKAEYDVR